In Oryza brachyantha chromosome 2, ObraRS2, whole genome shotgun sequence, a single window of DNA contains:
- the LOC102717402 gene encoding F-box/LRR-repeat protein At5g02910-like produces MVGDQERRRRRGWREEEDRISELPDALRLQILSLLPLKSAIRTGVLSSRWRGLWEQRWPDPSSVDVRLPSGAAASASVAALRGEHLAAVERRGRRRMDCLSLAFHAGQLAPPELKRFIEYAAACDVEEVRLRLDGGGGRGARGGTRRPGALAVHFPIGSKLLARLSVRGLHLTASANAMVATLEVIHFHSVSLTDAALRRVVSACPRLRELELRYCRHLRRIDFTVGAANLKSLTVVDCSRATELRVPSAPRLRSFRFSGAFLCSNIFGSTVDCLEHLYLCSGGPETGLPRTNLPSAVPRLSNLTVLTLCSIALQYVSASVATTTTTTTMDRSLHSLRELQLLMFGMANSNLADIYSFLKACRCPQLERLFVQLPTNTYDSFTTNYLEVAEEEPPEGGLENLWSAKMTNFKGYRNEIRLVDFLLRKASCLNKLFLIAPKEVLPQVHRKVHSEALPHFLKTDVSRLERASVTAQIIFDESVSPQSQPLHSEVFVRI; encoded by the exons atGGTGGGGGATcaggagaggcggcggcggagggggtggagggaggaggaggaccgcATCTCGGAGCTCCCGGACGCGCTGCGGCTGCAGATTCTGAGCCTGCTGCCGCTCAAGTCGGCCATCCGGACAGGGGTGCTCTCGTCGCGGTGGAGGGGCCTGTGGGAGCAGCGCTGGCCCGACCCGTCGTCGGTGGATGTGCGGCTCCCGTCcggggcggcggcctcggcgtcggtggcggcgctgcgCGGGGAGCACCTCGCGGCGGTCGAgcggcgcgggaggcggcggatgGACTGCCTCTCGCTCGCCTTCCACGCGGGCCAGCTCGCGCCGCCCGAGCTCAAGCGGTTCATCGAgtacgcggcggcgtgcgacgTCGAGGAGGTGCGGCTCCGGctcgacggcggaggcggccgcggcgcgcgcggggggacGCGCCGGCCCGGCGCGCTCGCGGTGCACTTCCCCATCGGGAGCAAGCTCCTCGCGCGCCTGTCGGTGCGGGGGCTCCACCTCACGGCGTCGGCCAACGCGATGGTCGCCACGCTCGAGGTGATCCATTTCCACTCGGTTTCCCTCACGGACGCCGCGCTGCGGCGGGTGGTCTCCGCCTGCCCGCGCCTCCGCGAGCTCGAGCTCCGGTACTGCCGCCACCTACGCCGTATCGATTTCACCGTTGGGGCCGCCAATCTTAAGAGTCTCACCGTCGTGGACTGCTCCCGTGCCACGGAGCTGCGTGTGCCTTCGGCGCCCCGCCTTCGGTCGTTCCGGTTCAGCGGTGCGTTCCTCTGCAGCAACATTTTCGGTAGCACCGTGGATTGTCTTGAGCATCTGTACCTCTGCTCGGGCGGGCCAGAAACAGGTTTGCCGCGCACCAACTTGCCGTCGGCAGTACCCCGCCTCTCAAACCTCACCGTACTCACACTATGCAGCATTGCCCTTCAG TATGTTTCTGCTTCAGTAGCCACGACCACGACCACGACCACCATGGACAGGAGCTTGCACAGCTTGAGAGAGCTCCAGCTGCTCATGTTTGGAATGGCCAACTCCAATCTCGCAGATATCTATAGCTTCCTCAAGGCCTGCCGTTGTCCTCAGTTGGAGAGGCTCTTTGTGCAG CTCCCTACGAACACATATGATTCGTTCACGACGAATTATTTGGAGGTGGCAGAGGAAGAACCGCCAGAAGGCGGATTGGAAAACCTTTGGTCGGCCAAGATGACAAACTTCAAGGGTTATCGCAATGAGATACGACTGGTGGATTTCCTGCTGAGGAAGGCTAGCTGTCTGAACAAACTATTCCTGATTGCTCCCAAGGAGGTTCTCCCACAAGTCCACCGAAAGGTCCACTCGGAGGCACTGCCCCATTTTCTAAAGACAGATGTATCACGTCTTGAAAGAGCTTCAGTAACTGCCCAGATAATTTTTGATGAGTCTGTTAGTCCTCAGTCACAACCATTGCATTCAGAGGTCTTTGTCAGAATTTAG
- the LOC102713167 gene encoding myosin-4-like yields MAALALSSLETMLNSLIGRPKGGGGGDDVLVNIDGALDSPPPPPLPARPSPRRRRRPSQPPRVIAVGTSRPSMPSPPPPQSSSSREEEEAAAALVEELERKAVMAEARLRQKEEENAAMLREFDSYHVRWLQYEIRLSSLKETIDEHKASLQMAQESAERSHEMLPLDRHPHESSKPHMKVSEDTPAVVARRNAPVSRAAGAEHRQQQQQNQALVVVEPREPWQPGAPDGNSVDDLEKLKSQFSAWKKDYKARLRKAAMAELNRERRHRSSCWI; encoded by the exons atggcggcgctgGCTCTGAGCTCGCTGGAGACGATGCTGAATTCGCTGATAGGGAGGccaaaaggaggaggaggaggcgacgacgtGCTCGTGAACATCGACGGTGCGCtcgactcgccgccgccgccgccgcttcccgcgcGGCCGAGccctcgacgccggcggcgtccttCGCAGCCGCCGAGGGTCATCGCCGTCGGAACCTCGAGGCCGTCGatgccatcgccgccgccgccgcagtcaTCGTCATCTCGCGAG gaggaggaagctgcAGCGGCATTGGTGGAGGAGCTCGAGAGGAAGGCGGTCATGGCGGAGGCGCGGCTGAGGCAGAAAGAGGAGGAGAACGCCGCGATGCTGCGGGAGTTCGACAGCTACCACGTCAGGTGGCTGCAGTACGAGATCCGGCTCAGCTCGCTCAAGGAAACCATCGACGAACACAAGGCTTCTCTGCAG ATGGCTCAAGAATCCGCCGAAAGATCGCACGAGATGTTGCCACTCGATCGCCACCCCCATGAGTCCTCCAAACCCCACATGAAGGTGTCCGAAGACACGCCGGCGGTCGTCGCCAGGCGAAACGCGCCGGTGAgccgggcggccggcgcggagcaccggcagcagcagcagcagaaccaggcgctcgtcgtcgtcgagccgAGGGAGCCGTGGCAGCCGGGAGCTCCGGACGGCAACTCCGTCGATGACCTCGAGAAGCTCAAGTCGCAGTTCAGCGCGTGGAAGAAGGATTACAAGGCTCGGCTACGCAAGGCGGCCATGGCCGAGCTCAACCGGGAGAGAAGGCATCGAAGCAGCTGTTGGATTTAA